CACAAATTTCCTGGGTTAAACACTCAAGATGGGGTCAATCGTGTTCAACATGTAACATGTACAAGCATCAAGGGCGAGGAGGCCAGCAAAAGAAAACGGCACCGTCATGCAAGTCGAAACAACCAGAAGCTTCATCAGAGCTACCATTCCGGCTAGGATCAACAAACATATTTCAGCACCTTCAACTGGCATCCACCAATTCATCTCCTACAGTACCGGACCTGCAAATTCTACATCATTCAAACACTGAAAACTTGTTTGTCTGTGCTATTTGTTTGTCCATGATCTCGTCTGGTGTAACAACTTCATGTGATCATAATTTTTGCTCGTCCTGTCTGTCCCATTATTTTCAGTTTCATGAATCGTCTTCTGTACCTTGTCCGGTTTGTTTACAGTCAGTCCATTATTGTGATGTCAAGTCCAGCCCTCATATGTTAAATGTTTTGATACCTAATTTACTGGTATCATGTTGTCAATCTTGAGAAGTAGGCGTCTTTAAGCCAAATGGCTGGGCACAAATGTGCTGCAAAACAGACAATAATAACATGTCCCTGCAGCTCTTGCACACAAACATCACCAGACCAACATGTACAGCAGACTGCCAGTGCCAATTCACAATCACACGTTCAAAACCCCATCAAAATGGCTTGTACTATCTTAATGGAAGCAGCAAAACAGCATGACAAACAGGCAAACATACCTGAACAGATTGAAAAGGTGACTGACAGATGGACCTGGCTGAAGCTAAAGAAAGATCAAAACAAAATGGCTTTCATCAAAACAGCAGGGATGGTACGTTTTTTCTTCTttacttttttaaaactttattataACAGATTCGTTCCATTAAGAGCCCATGCCCCATTAAGCGCCCACCTAATATGTTTGTTAAGCTCCCAAAATCACCAGCACATGACTATGCACATTTTTGTACATACCTGGACCAaggaagaattaaaaaaattttaggGCTCAACCTACATGTATATCCCATTTTCCTACTGATCTGatcaaaaagaaaataaaaacaatttttttggcgaCTTTTaatttggagaaccactggacctacatGTATTCTGAAGTGCccagttaattaaaaaaaaattggaaaaaaattacgaaaaaattacagtttgctATTCTGGCATTTATAATATGTAACGGTATCAGTACTGATGCAGAGTATAGTCCCATCccatttttgggtgaacatttttgaaaattggggtgggactatactcgaatttcaaagaattttttttttttaagtcatttaTTTTATCGGCTttgtggagtgtccctggacctacatgtacatgtagacctaaatgctaggatcatttatggttgattaaaaaaaataaaaaattgtaggtctatttttttttttttttttaagtcatttattttttcggctttgtggagtgtccctggacctagacctaaatgctaggattattcatggttgatttaaaaaaaaaaaaattgtaggcctatttttttttaatttttttttaaaaaatttattttttcggctttgtggagtgtccctggacctagacctaaatgctaggatcattcatggttgatttaaaaaaaaaaatgtaggcctattttttttttttttttaatgcattgaatttgtatgcattttcaaatcattaatagagtatgcatgagtacaatttttatttttttttgtaaatcaaccatgaatgatcctagcatttaggtctaggtccagggacactccaaagccgaaaaaataaatgacttaaaaaaaaaaaattaaaaaaataggcctacatgaatgatcctagcatttaggtctacatGTAGGTCCAGGAACACTccacaaagccgaaaaaataaatgaaaacatttacatgtacagccctattccctagtaaaagtggcacaattgtgattttaccctttcgttcttaactaaacatatctcgagattaaaaagagcaaattcaacagaacaaacggtatttgagagctaagactgtgcccttgacgttgatgtaagcatcatgtcacaacggtatttcctaatcgccaaagagggcgcttttcacttgcacaactttttttgagacaggctgtacaaccaccctatttaggcctatgcacatgtacaatgtactcaATGATTATCAATTGGTCTTTTTCAAACAGCACCAAATATAATACACTGTAAGTACCGgtacaatacaatgtacatgtacatgtaagtcgGTAGATGCACATGTACAGCATACAAGTACTAAAGTAGTAcactgatatttttgtttttgaattatCAATTTTTGTTACAGCCAGCCAAGATCCATCAGATCACCAATGCCCGTAAACCTTCAACAGAGATAACAAGAGCATATATCAAGCAAAGAACAGGGGAAATCAACAGCCTACGAAATATTATATCACTTGACCAGCCGCAGATTCATTTGCAGGAAGAAATCCAAACTTATGCCCTTCAGGCCAGCATCAAGTTGGACACTGATTCTGCTTTGGCTATGATGCGCCATGTGCGATTGACTTGGGAGCAGCTCCGGAAGTTaagaaggtaaaaaaaaaaaaaagggaaggcACTCAAGGCAggagtatgttttttttttataaattatcaTTATTTACTTTAAATATGACCTTCAAAATTCCCCTCACTACCCTACAAATTTGCATACCCTTTCAAGTGCCCCAGACCCCCAGTGACTAGGATAATTGCTTGTGTGCAGTGACGGTACTACCGGGGGAGTGGTAAGCGGAattccccaaaatatttttccacccacttttgaggcaaaaccctcgAAATTACACCCCTTTTCACTTTTcacccctaaaattcactttgtccTCCAATGTCCACCCCCTACTGTAGCCTATGTGTGTAGCCTCAGAAATACCAAGTGGTATTTCTCTCTCAGAAATCAGTAAGAACCATTCTGATGTGTGCACATGTTGGATTGTTGGTAATCCAAATGCAGGAAAACAACACTACATTTTTCTACAATGTCTGCAGTcaaaattacatgtacatgtattgaaCAGGTAAAATTGCTGGTTTTGTGTATACATACATGTTACGCATTCAgcggaaaaaaaatcaaaacctgGTCTGaccagtttttgtttttcatcaaatatctaaaaattattttcttttttaaagttttatgtTATCAATTGTTTAAAATAAACTAAACCTGTTGTCATAGTGAAGTGGCAGCTGGGGTGGGGGACATGGACATAAATTTTGTCAAGCAGTTTTAATTTATTCTAAATTCTCCCTGCATACATGTAccgtatcaatttttttttttatacatgtacaggtatttcAGCTCTGTCAATACCACTGTTGCCTCAGAAGAGTCTATGCGGATCAGAAGAAATCAGCTCTTGGGGGACAACATAGAAGGAAAGCTTGTCCCCTTAGTTTTTCCAGACACATCCGCCAAGGGTTCTAATGGCTTTGCGGTCAAGGAGACACCATTTGTCTACGTTAAGGATTTACCAAAAATGGTTTTGGATTTGCTGGACCGCCATAGCCagtatgtaattttctttctctctttcactCTGATACATGTATGACACCACATTTAGGTCCAAAAGAATGCTTGATTAACAACAATGTTTTTTTCCTTTCCGGAGTTGCCGCCTTTTTAGAActaaaacatatttttgaatCTTTTGGATACAATGTAATGATACGGTACTGTTTCAAGAATGTCCCTGGTAATCACAACACTACTATGCCTTAATCCAGccttataaggccaaaaaaaaattgttgtgttgccctcaagtgggaaaatgggaaagttgggtaggacggtcggatttttttttttttttttttttttttttaaaccttaagtttttaaaaatcccctcaaatattaaataatgcttcttcaattaggggacatttgtcaattttgacttcaggatacctgttagacatcaattaaagactagtctttcaataaaaacattgattttttgaacaaatctgtaaaatcatcattcaaaaaaaaaaaaaattatgaccctgatttttcagattttagggtCGGGTGGTTGAggacaacacaacaattttttttttggcctaatgttagaaacataatttggttTTATTTACAAAACTAACTCATGACAATAAAGTTCAGCTTGCTTTCAATAGCAATACCGGTATTCAAAATTACTGCGCCGAAATCATCTTAttacaatgacgtcatggttatttgtgctcaattgttgccaACCTTCATTgtatactgggacgtcattgcactagacaaggaattttgaatatcgcatgttgacaGACGGCTGTATATtaactagtttttttttttttgtggtcaatatgagttagtttcaaataaaaacatgcgATTTGTGattggtatgtacatgtacatgtatgtaccgaAAAACAGGGTTGCTTTGGACAACactctttgaatttgtttctttaagggtagacgaggtattgttggtcgaagcaacctaaaaatcgattttcattatctagtttaatatattattgaaaattaacaccttgatgtttggcaaaagtccattctacaaatcgtatactttgcaaattaacttgcttaatttattgttgttaaatgagttatgtacgttttataaaagtgttgttgtttcagccctctttacaacgtaactcaagaaccgcagcacctataaaagtatatctgtgatatttcaatTCTTCTACTACGCTGCTactgaattgagcaatgcagtttttgccaaagctcactaccattaagtaagatgatgtgaactaccaaatcacaacagtttaaaataattaataaccttaatattttgatttatagAGCAAACACCTTAACGTGGCATGACGGGATGATCCCGGATGAGGAGATATGGATCAAGATAGGTGAGTTCCTATCTGTCAGGTGAAGTACATCCCAGAGAAGTATTAAAgttcacttcccacaatgcacttcTTCCATTTCACTTTCCTGTACTGTACTGATAATTTGTTAATTGCAACATGGGTCAAAAGAAGGCCGATGAATGTTGAGCATGTACGGTACATGTACATCCAGCTTTTGCAAAAGAAGTTAATTTCTTGGGTCTTGGCTATCAGCCCTTTTTTGCAAGCCATTCTAGGTCACAGTACAATGAATTTCTTTTCATGATTTTAATCATttctacattttaaaatttgtttcaggAGGAGACAAGGGTGGAAAAATGATGAAGATGTTCTTTCAACTTGTCAATGTCTCAAACCCCAACTCAGAGGCAAATACACGGATGTTTTCTTGTTTTGAGGCGAAAGACTCGGTTATAAACATGGACCTAACCTTAGAAGGTTTCAATGAACAACTTGAAGCCCTAATGAACATGACTTGGCAGTAAGTACCAGTTTTAAGTTACtagtttttatacatttttttat
The Amphiura filiformis chromosome 3, Afil_fr2py, whole genome shotgun sequence DNA segment above includes these coding regions:
- the LOC140148980 gene encoding uncharacterized protein isoform X2 — protein: MACTILMEAAKQHDKQANIPEQIEKVTDRWTWLKLKKDQNKMAFIKTAGMPAKIHQITNARKPSTEITRAYIKQRTGEINSLRNIISLDQPQIHLQEEIQTYALQASIKLDTDSALAMMRHVRLTWEQLRKLRRYFSSVNTTVASEESMRIRRNQLLGDNIEGKLVPLVFPDTSAKGSNGFAVKETPFVYVKDLPKMVLDLLDRHSQANTLTWHDGMIPDEEIWIKIGGDKGGKMMKMFFQLVNVSNPNSEANTRMFSCFEAKDSVINMDLTLEGFNEQLEALMNMTWQGKKIRLLFFGDLELIDKIYGVLGCNAVYPCPYCETSYADFQLSLQDREAGRLRTQANIKENFERYTTEGNFDKRKSKKISKSIVREPMLCIEPENQKELDELKMAFGSGPVSSGLDDVLQKHHVRRQAYHGKTFTGNHVKKACQPEVIEDLAKHALDTVNSMNDHIPLSIFRTASEIKQKYTRILNNFADVHYVINTSNNLSDEEIEKADICIKEFMMSYRLLFPNSRISLKLHILEDHAMQQIRRFRAGLGRLNEQGGNELIKNKIEKRPYIATSRTLCNAFWP